Proteins encoded within one genomic window of Rhododendron vialii isolate Sample 1 chromosome 1a, ASM3025357v1:
- the LOC131317670 gene encoding uncharacterized protein LOC131317670, with protein sequence MKLNSCELVRNTVNLDAYSPPQELLQILPKKSTIRGSDSGPQIGPNNPKFYLGMQALVDLIFAVESSVSDTAKKLGLSTGALSRLILSDDSLRMVVNEYRASKGMKPLK encoded by the exons ATGAAATTGAATTCTTGTGAGCTAGTCAGGAATACTGTTAATCTGGATGCATATTCACCTCCTCAAGAGCTCCTCCAAATCCTTCCTAAGAAGTCAACGATCAGAGGATCAGATTCTGGTCCACAAATTGGGCCAAATAATCCGAAATTTTATTTG GGAATGCAAGCATTGGTGGATCTAATTTTTGCAGTTGAGAGTTCTGTCTCTGACACAGCAAAGAAGTTGGG TTTAAGCACTGGGGCCCTATCACGCTTGATCCTTTCAGATGATTCTCTCCGAATGGTAGTCAATGAGTACAGGGCATCTAAG GGTATGAAGCCTCTCAAATAG
- the LOC131336466 gene encoding uncharacterized protein LOC131336466, with protein sequence MFTSEKWTNSKWAKEQGGKHVEKVMLMASFWRNVLLALKFASPLVKVLRLVDGEVKPTMGYIYETMDRAKETIANSFNQNKEMYDEVFKIIYKSWESQLHRPLHAASFYLNPEFFYKDPEACKVPEIIGGLYKCITKLIPNNDTQDLVCADLMKYERAEGLFGNPMAIRQRNTRGTRYHHVNLNLVTNLSPKSCTLRMFSNINMLWCAADWWASFGHDTPDLQKFAVKVLSLTCSSSGCERNWSVFEHIHTKKRNRLAQKRLNDLVFVKYNRALKRRYLNRDRIDPISLKNIDESNEWLVGKMEEEAVFEGDDLNWDDVALASGAEEPRKTTRASSSKSTDSTPIAKMAKPTPKAKASRGKTSLIDEVIEEGEWETDDDEEEDVEGYKSESLDDDDEIEDEVLGSENDD encoded by the exons ATGTTTACTTCAGAGAAGTGGACCAATAGCAAATGGGCAAAAGAGCAAGGAGGGAAACATGTAGAAAAAGTCATGTTGATGGCCTCATTTTGGAGGAATGTGCTCCTTGCCCTCAAGTTCGCATCCCCACTTGTTAAGGTACTTAGATTGGTTGATGGAGAAGTCAAGCCTACAATGGGATACATTTATGAGACTATGGATCGGGCTAAAGAAACTATTGCAAATTCCTTCAATCAAAATAAGGAAATGTATGATGAAGTCTTTAAGATAATCTACAAGAGTTGGGAATCCCAATTGCATCGGCCTTTGCATGCAGCTAGTTTTTACTTAAATcctgaatttttttacaaagatcCAGAGGCTTGCAAAGTTCCAGAAATCATTGGAGGCCTATACAAATGTATCACAAAGTTGATTCCCAATAATGATACACAAGACCTTGTTTGTGCTGACTTGATGAAGTATGAGAGAGCTGAAGGACTCTTCGGTAACCCAATGGCAATAAGGCAAAGAAATACAAGGGGCACCAGGTATCATCATGTTAACCTTAATCTAGTAACTAATTTAAGTCCTAAGAGTTGCACTTTAAGAATGTTTTCCAATATCAATATGCTATGGTGTGCAGCTGACTGGTGGGCCTCATTTGGTCATGACACTCCCGACTTGCAAAAATTTGCCGTCAAAGTTCTTAGCCTTACTTGTAGTTCCTCGGGATGTGAGCGTAATTGGAGTGTCTTTGAGCAT attcacacaaaaaaaaggaatagaCTAGCTCAAAAGCGTCTCAATGATTTGGTATTTGTTAAATACAATAGAGCATTGAAACGCCGATACCTCAACCGTGATCGCATTGATCCTATAtccttgaaaaatattgatgagagcaatgaatggttggttgggaagatggaggaagaagctgTGTTTGAGGGTGATGATTTGAATTGGGATGATGTTGCTTTAGCTTCTGGAGCCGAAGAACCAAGGAAAACAACTAGAGCATCAAGTTCAAAGTCAACAGACTCAACACCTATCGCGAAAATGGCAAAACCAACTCCAAAGGCTAAGGCTTCAAGAGGAAAGACATCTCTTATAGATGAGGTGATTGAAGAGGGAGAATGGGAGACGGATGATGATGAGGAGGAAgatgtggaaggatataaatcAGAATCAttagatgatgatgatgaaattgaagatgaagTTCTTGGTTCTGAGAATGATGATTAA